In the genome of Bacteroidota bacterium, one region contains:
- a CDS encoding helix-turn-helix domain-containing protein gives MFYIVGLTITFFLSIILLTKRNKSKADIILAIWLLFIGIHLAFYYAFLTKALYNYPYLLGFNFPLPLVHGPFLYLYTSTLISNRFHYKTDLLHFIPYLLSHIFFIHFFLMSNLAKIDVFLNQGAGFELQMKIQTIAIMISGVVYVILAFLKLNTHKKHLLQEFSYTEKIKLDWLRYLIMGLGVIWLIVVLIDSDPVIFNATVVYVILLGYFGIKQVGIFNNRLTSSEKKEKAPLALAMTLDTLPEEPSQETENVKYRKSSLDEETAMAIHKKLTQLMHDEELYKDAELTLTTLAIHLNVHSNILSQVINSYENKNFYDFINDLRIDEFKKQALLEKNKKFTLLSIALECGFNSKTSFNRNFKKVMGITPTHYLKQNHITLSE, from the coding sequence ATGTTTTATATAGTAGGTTTAACCATTACTTTCTTTTTATCAATCATTCTTTTAACCAAAAGGAATAAGTCAAAAGCCGATATTATATTGGCTATTTGGTTGCTATTTATTGGCATTCATTTAGCTTTTTATTATGCGTTTTTAACAAAAGCACTATACAATTACCCATACTTGCTAGGCTTTAATTTCCCTTTACCACTTGTGCATGGCCCATTTTTATACTTGTATACAAGTACCCTCATCAGTAATCGTTTTCATTATAAAACAGATTTACTCCATTTTATTCCTTATTTATTAAGCCATATTTTCTTTATCCATTTTTTTCTAATGTCCAATCTGGCTAAAATTGATGTGTTCTTAAATCAAGGAGCAGGATTTGAATTGCAAATGAAAATTCAGACTATAGCAATTATGATTTCTGGAGTAGTGTATGTGATACTTGCCTTTTTAAAACTAAATACCCATAAAAAACACTTATTACAAGAATTCTCCTACACCGAAAAAATAAAATTAGATTGGCTAAGGTATTTAATCATGGGATTAGGTGTTATATGGTTAATTGTAGTGCTTATTGACAGTGACCCAGTAATATTTAATGCAACAGTTGTGTATGTTATACTATTGGGGTATTTTGGTATAAAACAAGTTGGTATATTTAACAATAGGCTCACCTCATCCGAAAAGAAAGAAAAAGCCCCATTGGCATTAGCAATGACATTAGATACATTACCAGAAGAGCCAAGCCAAGAAACAGAGAATGTAAAGTATAGAAAATCATCGTTGGACGAAGAAACAGCAATGGCAATTCATAAAAAACTAACACAACTAATGCATGATGAAGAACTGTATAAAGATGCTGAATTGACACTTACAACACTGGCTATTCATTTAAATGTGCATTCCAATATTTTATCACAGGTCATCAATTCGTATGAAAATAAAAACTTTTACGACTTTATCAATGATCTAAGAATTGATGAATTTAAAAAACAGGCTTTACTCGAAAAAAATAAAAAGTTCACACTCCTGTCAATAGCCTTAGAATGTGGTTTTAATTCAAAAACCTCATTTAATAGAAACTTCAAAAAAGTGATGGGCATTACCCCAACACATTATTTAAAACAAAACCATATTACCTTAAGTGAGTAG
- a CDS encoding isocitrate dehydrogenase (NADP(+)), with amino-acid sequence MTKIKVANPVVELDGDEMTRIIWKFIKDKLILPYLDLDIKYYDLGMEYRDETNDQVTIDAAEAIKKYGVGIKCATITPDEARVKEFNLKQMWKSPNGTIRNILDGTVFREPIVCKNVPRLVPNWTAPICIGRHAFGDQYRATDFVTKGKGKLTITFTPEEGGEVQSFEVFNFKSDGVALAMYNTDESIRGFAHSCFNQALSKKWPLYLSTKNTILKKYDGRFKDIFEEIYQADYKAKFAAAGIVYEHRLIDDMVASALKWNGNFVWACKNYDGDVQSDTVAQGFGSLGLMTSTLVTPDGKTMEAEAAHGTVTRHYRDHQEGKPTSTNPIASIFAWTRGLEFRGKLDNNQELINFCAALEAVCIETVESGKMTKDLAVCIHGNKVTLGEHYLNTQDFLDAIDTNLKAKLA; translated from the coding sequence ATGACAAAAATAAAAGTAGCCAATCCTGTTGTAGAGTTAGATGGCGATGAAATGACCCGTATTATATGGAAATTTATCAAAGATAAATTGATTTTACCGTACCTAGATTTAGATATTAAATACTACGATTTAGGAATGGAATATAGAGATGAAACCAATGACCAGGTAACTATTGATGCTGCAGAAGCCATTAAAAAATACGGAGTTGGTATTAAGTGTGCTACTATTACACCTGACGAAGCGCGTGTAAAAGAGTTTAACTTAAAACAAATGTGGAAAAGCCCTAACGGAACTATTAGAAATATATTAGACGGAACCGTATTTCGCGAACCAATTGTTTGTAAAAACGTACCTCGTTTAGTACCTAACTGGACTGCACCTATTTGTATTGGCCGCCATGCATTCGGTGACCAGTACCGCGCAACAGATTTTGTAACCAAAGGAAAAGGTAAACTAACCATAACTTTTACACCCGAAGAAGGTGGCGAAGTACAAAGCTTTGAAGTATTTAACTTTAAAAGCGATGGCGTAGCTTTGGCTATGTATAATACCGATGAGAGTATCCGTGGTTTTGCACATTCATGCTTTAACCAAGCATTAAGCAAAAAATGGCCTTTATACCTATCAACCAAAAATACTATTTTGAAAAAGTACGATGGTAGATTTAAAGATATTTTCGAAGAAATTTATCAGGCAGATTACAAAGCAAAATTTGCAGCAGCAGGTATTGTTTACGAACATCGTTTAATTGACGACATGGTAGCCTCAGCTTTAAAATGGAACGGAAACTTTGTTTGGGCATGTAAAAACTACGATGGCGATGTGCAATCAGACACAGTAGCACAAGGTTTTGGTTCATTAGGTTTAATGACTTCAACTTTAGTTACACCTGATGGCAAAACAATGGAAGCAGAAGCTGCTCATGGAACAGTTACCCGCCATTACCGCGACCACCAGGAAGGTAAACCAACTAGCACCAACCCAATTGCAAGTATTTTTGCATGGACCCGTGGATTAGAGTTTAGAGGTAAGTTAGACAATAATCAGGAGTTAATTAACTTTTGCGCTGCTTTAGAAGCTGTTTGTATTGAAACGGTTGAGAGCGGTAAAATGACCAAAGACTTAGCCGTGTGTATTCATGGTAATAAAGTTACTTTAGGAGAGCATTATTTAAATACACAAGACTTTTTAGATGCGATTGATACTAACTTAAAAGCTAAGTTAGCATAG